In Oryza brachyantha chromosome 1, ObraRS2, whole genome shotgun sequence, the following are encoded in one genomic region:
- the LOC107304946 gene encoding protein SODIUM POTASSIUM ROOT DEFECTIVE 3-like, translating into MAGAARGLKKALPWFPRSSEDHPEEDEGSNERRGLLRSHLEQVVPITDLDEELAASDAKEPKTVALKVSMHCHCCARKVEKQISKMEGVVSFKVELESKKVTVVGNVNPMEVLESICKVMKYAQILAAV; encoded by the exons ATGGCTGGAGCTGCAAGAGGCCTGAAGAAAGCTCTGCCATGGTTTCCGCGTTCCAGTGAAGATCACCCGGAGGAAGACGAAGGCAGCAATGAGAGGCGAGGCTTGCTGAGAAGCCACCTGGAACAGGTTGTGCCGATCACTGATCTCGACGAGGAGCTCGCGGCGTCAGATGCGAAAGAACCAAAG ACAGTAGCACTGAAGGTGTCTATGCACTGCCATTGCTGCGCGAGGAAAGTTGAGAAGCAGATCTCGAAGATGGAAG GAGTGGTGTCTTTCAAGGTGGAGCTGGAGAGCAAGAAGGTGACCGTGGTGGGCAATGTTAACCCCATGGAAGTGCTGGAGAGCATCTGCAAGGTGATGAAGTATGCACAGATTTTGGCGGCTGTCTAG